One region of Candidatus Jidaibacter acanthamoeba genomic DNA includes:
- a CDS encoding type IV secretion system DNA-binding domain-containing protein, translating into MSDLIRGGQVTIHKIRMLIQVSKVLTRLSLLLILVSIFYNYAINISASEWVIGAAWIKKDMVISFNENHPIKYKTRFGYEKTVKAKDFEKDPYVRKIINKFEVTLYKGLVTSGIMLFIVVGGVILFFWLRGKTLKKTKKLRGAFLITPTTLKRKIRKHNNLFLKSLNEHIPIEVAGFAYPVTGRVDKIYELESKPLFEETEDNENRESYRENDKDEEELLRNIVVEKPVLKSASCTAGEQSHTLVIGSTGAGKSRIIEVILHQLRQRRKKAIIIDIKGDFIQNFYRPELNDVILNPLDKRGRNWSIFNETDALKGFSTIAKSLLPNNSRDPIWVDAARGVLAEMAMLHYNENPSLSELADKILKTDLPTLTKLLEKTASNKIINEEIEKAALSVLMVLSTYLRPLKLYRSNKDCFSITDWVKDDKQSNFLFISSCEDVKEDINPLVSAQVDIAIRALRSLKQKSKIPKVWFVLDELPYFEQPIPSLAGGLATARSFGGCFVLGTQDMSALAKIYSDKSAQSIANNCRTKIFMNVEGNETAKWCSDALGIGEIEEWHEGISYGSHEMRDGIQVNRTRTIRQTALPSEFMLLKLGEGYIKFPGFEPAKFKFKSCDFKAVANTFEENDELLELLKKEVEEGEKRRLELEAKLRAITAQKEPKEDLVIKAPIQEGKLKKTMKTKSKQSELNLAPKKEGKKIIEIEAEDEW; encoded by the coding sequence ATGAGTGATTTAATCAGAGGCGGGCAAGTTACTATCCATAAGATTAGAATGCTTATACAAGTAAGTAAAGTTTTAACCCGCTTGAGTTTATTGTTAATACTTGTCTCAATCTTTTATAACTATGCTATTAATATAAGTGCTTCGGAATGGGTGATCGGGGCTGCATGGATAAAGAAAGATATGGTTATATCTTTTAATGAAAATCATCCGATAAAGTATAAAACACGTTTTGGATATGAAAAAACAGTTAAGGCAAAAGATTTCGAAAAAGATCCTTATGTGCGTAAAATAATCAATAAATTTGAGGTTACTTTATATAAAGGGTTGGTGACCTCCGGGATCATGTTATTTATTGTAGTGGGGGGTGTTATATTGTTTTTTTGGCTAAGAGGTAAAACATTAAAAAAGACCAAAAAACTAAGGGGAGCATTTTTAATTACGCCAACAACACTCAAGCGAAAAATCAGAAAGCATAATAACTTGTTTTTAAAAAGTTTAAACGAACATATACCGATAGAAGTAGCAGGGTTTGCTTATCCTGTTACAGGTAGAGTTGATAAAATATATGAACTTGAATCTAAACCACTTTTTGAAGAAACAGAGGATAATGAAAATAGAGAAAGCTACCGGGAAAATGATAAAGATGAGGAAGAACTTCTTAGAAATATAGTTGTAGAAAAGCCGGTATTGAAGTCGGCATCTTGTACTGCCGGCGAACAATCACATACTTTAGTCATAGGCTCAACCGGTGCAGGTAAATCAAGGATAATTGAAGTAATACTACATCAACTAAGGCAAAGAAGGAAGAAGGCAATTATAATAGATATCAAGGGTGATTTTATTCAGAATTTCTACCGTCCTGAACTGAATGATGTCATTCTTAATCCGCTTGATAAGCGTGGAAGAAACTGGTCAATATTTAATGAAACCGATGCGCTTAAAGGCTTTTCTACAATTGCTAAGTCATTACTGCCTAATAATTCACGGGATCCGATTTGGGTTGATGCGGCAAGAGGAGTTTTAGCCGAGATGGCTATGTTGCATTATAATGAAAATCCGTCTTTAAGTGAACTTGCTGATAAGATACTAAAGACGGATTTACCTACTCTTACCAAGTTATTGGAAAAAACAGCTTCCAATAAAATTATTAATGAAGAAATAGAAAAGGCGGCACTATCCGTGCTAATGGTATTAAGCACTTATTTAAGACCTTTAAAGCTATATCGCAGTAATAAAGACTGTTTTTCAATAACTGATTGGGTTAAAGATGATAAGCAAAGTAACTTTCTTTTTATTAGTTCATGTGAGGATGTAAAAGAAGATATTAATCCCCTTGTATCTGCGCAAGTTGACATAGCAATCAGGGCGCTACGTTCATTAAAACAGAAAAGCAAAATCCCTAAAGTTTGGTTTGTATTGGATGAATTGCCTTATTTCGAGCAACCGATACCAAGTCTTGCAGGAGGGCTTGCAACCGCACGTTCATTTGGAGGGTGTTTTGTGCTTGGTACACAGGATATGAGTGCGTTAGCTAAAATATATTCGGATAAAAGTGCACAATCTATAGCTAACAATTGCCGTACCAAAATATTTATGAATGTAGAAGGTAATGAGACAGCTAAATGGTGTTCTGATGCATTAGGTATAGGAGAAATAGAAGAGTGGCATGAAGGTATTTCTTACGGGTCACATGAAATGAGAGACGGGATACAGGTCAATAGAACCAGGACGATTAGACAAACGGCATTACCATCCGAATTTATGCTCTTAAAACTTGGTGAGGGGTATATAAAGTTTCCGGGCTTTGAGCCTGCTAAGTTTAAATTTAAGAGCTGTGATTTTAAGGCGGTTGCTAATACTTTCGAGGAAAATGATGAGCTTCTAGAACTGCTTAAAAAAGAAGTCGAGGAAGGAGAAAAGCGAAGACTGGAGTTAGAAGCTAAATTAAGAGCAATAACAGCACAAAAGGAACCGAAAGAGGATTTAGTAATTAAAGCACCAATACAAGAAGGCAAACTTAAAAAGACAATGAAAACTAAGAGCAAACAATCCGAGTTGAACTTAGCTCCTAAAAAAGAAGGTAAAAAGATAATAGAAATAGAGGCTGAAGATGAATGGTAG
- a CDS encoding DUF6290 family protein — protein MFNIRFSEAEVKALKKLAKNNDMAVSDYIRYKVFENNPELFDMEHIYESPSKDKHNFYTMGTLHDIYFLLRYLISNQLDSEAFKEISNECRELAKNKINQYGYLKIRAKDE, from the coding sequence ATGTTTAATATAAGATTTTCCGAGGCTGAAGTAAAAGCTTTAAAAAAATTAGCTAAAAATAATGATATGGCTGTTAGTGACTATATACGTTACAAAGTATTTGAAAATAATCCTGAGTTATTTGATATGGAGCATATTTATGAATCCCCCAGCAAAGATAAGCATAACTTTTATACTATGGGAACTCTCCATGATATCTATTTTCTACTTCGGTACTTAATAAGTAACCAGCTGGATAGTGAGGCGTTCAAAGAAATTTCTAATGAATGCAGGGAGTTGGCTAAGAATAAAATTAACCAATACGGATATCTAAAAATTAGGGCTAAAGATGAGTGA
- a CDS encoding conjugal transfer protein TraG N-terminal domain-containing protein, whose product MEAYDIYTIGSAYYLEKIFNAIRLIVDSEGSFTWLMKSSALIALVILVTRAGLNNDYKSFIKWFFGVTILVGFFLTSKATVHIHDTLPDSYGIVPAPRTVEKVPLGLALLGSMTSRVGFAISEKFNTAFAGTFVNSEYQRTGLLFGSKIVEDAGKMRISDTALKHFMIKFYKQCIVPDVNMGYNRVNGYTVKDLVESEDILDFLKNHASKARMIYFNGKIREAKEGEKPNFKDFNGYVSCNNAALYISNMLDYELDQRMPKIASSFMSYFFPDQQDVDKSTLFKTVLENSYGIFIKKSSNEAKDILLQNVMINTISDTVRTFDKAYGSVATDEMSKSAFYSVSQMAQKFVPILRAVLECVFYGVFPLILILMVTPIGFEVLKNYGFSFIYLQLWQPLYAILFCIAASWGKAYASDTQVLTFATHAKISKINDEISMVAGYMLLSIPVISTYITKGMVSSMGNLASSIFYIPQTAAVNNAEQVVKGNYQLGNSSIGNHSYNTTSANKYDDNYSWLSGMKSFSMQSGAQERMFADGRVGIDSSSSINNLAGLARVDWNKAMGSRLDQNESSAMNSISRSSSSMVESSAAGYSKLLGYNDNFSQNSTAYQSWQKNLSSDQRTALDNVKGFVSKLSESHGLSTQDALRVAVAANAGVNIGFGKGGMLGAGLGVSGSIEGSRGAAVTEAYNEAKEASRSQNLSESLSKLQTSVMNNTYQTQDGRAQEMMDRVQSDFAQSQSANFERTKALENLNSIQTVKGYYEQNSNSINQDLSHKFSEWGISKFGATQFEKIVRDNPEQTNKLLNQFIDEKGFGDIAKPNIDVAHFQSKNEGIVADHYRGNKEQVQNTHQVNQAKTEAQMPKNFKEETKQNLQTAEQVKDNVIENMQSTSNKMNDNEGQVNTAMSQTERKVKEENQKTATRKVYEKTTQ is encoded by the coding sequence ATGGAAGCATATGATATTTATACAATCGGATCAGCATATTATTTAGAAAAAATATTTAATGCAATTAGACTTATAGTTGATTCGGAGGGAAGTTTTACTTGGTTAATGAAGTCTTCGGCTTTGATTGCTTTAGTTATACTTGTTACAAGAGCCGGATTAAATAATGATTATAAGTCATTTATAAAATGGTTTTTCGGAGTAACAATTTTAGTAGGTTTCTTTTTAACCAGTAAAGCGACTGTTCATATCCATGACACTCTTCCGGATTCTTACGGTATAGTTCCTGCACCTCGAACGGTTGAAAAGGTGCCACTTGGTTTAGCGCTACTCGGTTCTATGACTTCAAGAGTAGGGTTTGCAATTTCTGAAAAATTTAATACCGCTTTTGCAGGGACATTTGTAAACAGTGAATACCAAAGGACGGGATTATTATTTGGTAGTAAAATTGTAGAAGATGCCGGTAAAATGAGGATTTCTGATACTGCACTTAAGCACTTTATGATCAAATTCTATAAGCAGTGTATAGTACCTGATGTTAATATGGGCTACAACCGAGTAAACGGCTATACGGTTAAAGATTTAGTTGAATCTGAAGATATACTGGATTTTTTAAAGAATCATGCCTCCAAAGCAAGAATGATTTATTTCAACGGTAAGATTAGAGAAGCAAAAGAAGGAGAGAAACCAAATTTTAAGGATTTTAACGGGTATGTAAGCTGTAATAATGCTGCTCTTTATATTTCTAATATGCTTGATTATGAGCTAGATCAAAGAATGCCTAAAATTGCTTCTAGCTTTATGTCTTATTTTTTCCCTGACCAACAAGATGTGGATAAAAGCACTTTATTTAAAACAGTACTGGAAAACAGTTATGGTATTTTTATTAAAAAATCGAGTAACGAAGCAAAAGACATTTTACTTCAAAATGTAATGATTAATACCATAAGCGATACGGTAAGAACATTTGATAAGGCATATGGTAGCGTTGCGACCGATGAAATGTCTAAATCGGCATTTTATTCGGTATCCCAAATGGCACAGAAATTTGTGCCTATCTTAAGAGCTGTACTTGAATGTGTATTTTACGGAGTGTTTCCGTTAATACTTATATTAATGGTTACCCCGATCGGCTTTGAAGTATTAAAAAACTATGGGTTTAGTTTTATATACCTACAACTATGGCAACCACTGTATGCAATACTTTTCTGTATTGCTGCTTCTTGGGGTAAAGCTTATGCATCCGATACTCAAGTGCTTACTTTTGCAACGCATGCAAAAATATCAAAAATTAATGATGAGATATCAATGGTTGCCGGCTATATGCTGCTTTCAATCCCGGTAATTTCTACTTATATAACTAAAGGAATGGTATCGAGTATGGGTAATCTTGCTAGTTCAATATTCTATATACCTCAAACTGCGGCAGTAAATAATGCCGAACAAGTTGTTAAAGGTAATTATCAACTTGGTAATAGCTCTATAGGTAATCATAGTTACAATACGACAAGTGCAAATAAGTATGACGATAACTATTCATGGCTGAGCGGTATGAAATCATTCTCTATGCAAAGCGGCGCACAAGAGCGTATGTTTGCTGACGGGAGGGTAGGTATTGATAGTTCGTCATCTATAAATAATCTTGCCGGGCTTGCCAGAGTTGATTGGAATAAAGCTATGGGAAGCAGGCTTGACCAAAATGAAAGTAGTGCAATGAATAGTATATCCAGGAGCTCAAGTAGCATGGTGGAAAGTTCGGCAGCAGGGTATTCTAAGCTACTCGGCTATAATGATAACTTTAGCCAAAACAGTACTGCATATCAAAGCTGGCAGAAAAACCTTTCTTCTGATCAGAGAACCGCACTTGATAATGTTAAAGGCTTTGTAAGTAAATTATCGGAAAGTCATGGTCTTAGTACACAGGATGCCTTGAGGGTAGCTGTTGCAGCAAATGCTGGAGTAAATATCGGTTTTGGTAAAGGAGGTATGCTCGGTGCAGGTTTAGGCGTATCAGGAAGTATTGAAGGATCAAGAGGCGCTGCCGTGACTGAAGCTTATAATGAAGCCAAAGAAGCTTCAAGGAGTCAAAACTTATCTGAAAGCTTAAGTAAGCTTCAAACTTCAGTAATGAACAACACTTATCAAACACAAGATGGTAGAGCACAAGAAATGATGGATAGAGTACAAAGTGATTTTGCTCAGTCTCAATCAGCTAATTTTGAAAGAACAAAAGCACTCGAAAACCTAAATAGTATCCAAACTGTCAAAGGTTATTATGAACAAAATAGTAATAGTATTAACCAGGATTTATCGCATAAGTTCTCAGAATGGGGAATTAGCAAATTTGGTGCAACTCAATTTGAAAAGATTGTTAGGGATAATCCTGAGCAAACAAATAAGTTACTTAATCAGTTTATAGATGAAAAAGGATTCGGTGATATTGCTAAGCCAAATATTGATGTTGCTCACTTCCAAAGTAAGAATGAAGGGATAGTGGCTGATCATTATAGAGGAAATAAAGAGCAAGTTCAGAATACTCATCAAGTGAATCAGGCTAAGACTGAAGCACAGATGCCTAAAAACTTTAAAGAAGAAACTAAGCAAAATTTACAAACAGCAGAGCAGGTTAAAGACAATGTAATAGAGAATATGCAGTCAACTAGTAATAAGATGAATGATAACGAAGGGCAAGTAAACACTGCAATGTCACAAACAGAGAGAAAAGTAAAAGAAGAAAACCAAAAGACAGCGACTAGAAAAGTATATGAGAAAACTACACAGTAA
- a CDS encoding conjugal transfer protein TraH: MKRIISLSIILSLSLSNAYAGAGEELKGINKELSNVWSALGTETVTNSARYYKGQQRGHYTMGSMYFARKKKNRPLVSVNFPEIDLDRSCYSQGVLNFGGISFISGDELKNKMQNIVQQAGMMFAYLGVSSISPVVGETLQEVYSKLQELGGFLADECQAAKQIVSFAGDQLSQHSAVAKDIFTKVETGAGSKKDLSSAYKDFPKGKTAALNKAATKDERLTVQDINIAWKALEKLSGSADKELKELMMTISGTIIIKAPKNDSDAPSYQYISSTVTSPGLLEAMLKGSKSMKVLKCAKTDTKCLSITEADKFIDEKESFEHKVSEYFDKFKEALQKDEELAEADQKFLAKAGVAAFKNYDVIFQYTNANPEYEQGILVEIVAWNILYNYLSDILKEVNEAANNLQLAANDELKEFRNSVKSAQKLLADFEMKDMSRYKLQLFLVKRSENMEQIMADETAQILSMARN, encoded by the coding sequence ATGAAGAGAATAATTAGTTTATCTATAATTTTAAGCTTGAGTCTCAGTAATGCTTACGCAGGAGCGGGCGAGGAATTAAAAGGAATAAACAAGGAGTTAAGTAATGTGTGGAGTGCACTTGGAACTGAAACGGTGACCAATAGTGCAAGATATTATAAAGGCCAGCAGAGAGGCCATTACACAATGGGATCTATGTACTTTGCGCGCAAGAAGAAAAATAGGCCGCTGGTTAGCGTGAACTTTCCTGAAATTGATCTTGATAGAAGCTGCTACAGCCAAGGGGTTTTAAACTTCGGAGGTATTTCCTTTATATCAGGTGATGAACTGAAGAATAAGATGCAGAATATAGTTCAGCAGGCGGGGATGATGTTTGCTTATCTCGGGGTAAGCTCAATAAGCCCTGTTGTTGGAGAAACGCTTCAGGAGGTATATAGTAAATTACAGGAATTAGGCGGGTTTTTAGCTGATGAATGCCAGGCGGCGAAACAAATAGTAAGTTTCGCCGGAGATCAATTATCACAGCACTCTGCGGTAGCTAAGGATATTTTTACTAAGGTGGAAACGGGAGCAGGAAGTAAGAAAGATTTATCTTCGGCATACAAAGATTTTCCTAAAGGGAAAACCGCTGCGCTTAACAAAGCGGCAACTAAGGATGAAAGATTAACTGTACAGGATATTAATATTGCTTGGAAAGCATTAGAGAAGCTAAGTGGAAGTGCTGACAAAGAATTAAAAGAGCTGATGATGACAATAAGCGGCACAATTATCATTAAAGCCCCTAAAAATGATTCCGATGCACCTAGCTATCAATATATCTCATCTACAGTCACAAGCCCCGGCCTACTTGAAGCAATGCTTAAGGGCAGTAAATCAATGAAAGTTTTAAAATGCGCAAAGACAGATACTAAATGCTTAAGTATTACTGAAGCAGATAAGTTTATCGATGAGAAAGAAAGTTTTGAACATAAAGTTTCAGAATATTTTGATAAGTTTAAAGAAGCTTTACAAAAAGATGAAGAACTAGCAGAAGCCGATCAAAAGTTTCTCGCAAAAGCAGGTGTTGCAGCATTTAAGAATTATGATGTTATATTTCAGTATACCAACGCTAACCCTGAATACGAGCAGGGTATTTTAGTAGAGATAGTAGCATGGAATATTTTATATAACTATCTTTCCGATATTTTGAAAGAAGTCAATGAAGCGGCTAATAACTTACAGCTTGCGGCAAATGATGAATTAAAAGAATTTAGAAATTCGGTTAAGTCCGCACAGAAGTTACTTGCCGATTTTGAAATGAAGGACATGTCGCGATACAAGCTGCAATTATTCTTAGTAAAAAGATCGGAAAATATGGAACAGATTATGGCTGATGAGACTGCTCAAATCCTCAGCATGGCTAGAAATTAG
- the traF gene encoding conjugal transfer protein TraF produces MNISHFISSSLIIFIIFNIIPQKAYSFKFTEEVCKEYKLGKSWYCEPKKGEEQELTVDSILNSPIPAEEKAVEINKLWELQRKRAVISGKREDLEGFLDTQFLIGQKGIDFARNIQRIIESNPKYSNNQSYYQSISDQAIKEEEIEAILRVASNKYGLAFIYSSGCPYCMRQLPILQALKEKYNISILGISVDGNYYNGLSENITDPSVTNDPLVQSFPTILLIDKASPAKIFLSKGLITLDELEARIVNRIIERESNEENN; encoded by the coding sequence GTGAATATCAGTCATTTTATTAGCTCTAGTTTAATAATTTTTATTATATTTAATATTATACCCCAAAAAGCTTATTCTTTCAAGTTTACTGAAGAAGTGTGTAAGGAATACAAATTAGGCAAGAGCTGGTACTGTGAACCGAAAAAGGGAGAGGAGCAAGAATTAACTGTAGATTCAATACTAAACTCTCCAATCCCTGCAGAAGAAAAAGCAGTAGAGATTAATAAGCTATGGGAACTACAGAGGAAGCGTGCAGTAATTAGCGGCAAACGTGAGGATTTAGAAGGGTTTCTTGATACCCAATTTTTAATCGGGCAAAAAGGTATCGATTTTGCAAGAAACATCCAGCGTATTATCGAAAGCAATCCTAAATATTCCAATAACCAAAGCTATTACCAAAGTATTTCCGATCAAGCAATAAAAGAGGAAGAAATAGAAGCGATTCTTAGGGTCGCAAGTAATAAGTACGGCCTTGCGTTTATTTACAGTAGCGGCTGTCCTTACTGTATGCGTCAGCTCCCGATTCTACAAGCTTTGAAGGAAAAATATAATATAAGTATTTTAGGAATTTCAGTAGACGGTAACTACTATAATGGTTTAAGCGAAAACATTACTGACCCGAGCGTTACAAATGATCCGCTGGTGCAGTCATTTCCTACTATTTTGTTAATAGATAAAGCAAGTCCGGCTAAAATATTTCTTTCTAAAGGATTAATCACCTTAGATGAGCTGGAAGCAAGAATAGTAAATCGAATTATAGAGAGAGAGTCAAATGAAGAGAATAATTAG
- a CDS encoding coiled-coil domain-containing protein has product MTDIHLHAFDTHKYVKELQGTGFNESQAEVIVRSLLESREYNFSKLATRDQLTMLDNSMSNRFENIDKEIKRIEERFISEITTAKNEFKTEIFSVKNELKAEISNAQLTILKWIIPCFITTIGMIIGILIKLL; this is encoded by the coding sequence ATGACTGATATTCACCTGCATGCTTTTGATACTCATAAATATGTGAAAGAGTTGCAAGGTACCGGCTTTAATGAATCTCAGGCCGAAGTTATTGTTAGATCTCTGCTTGAAAGCAGGGAATATAACTTCTCTAAACTTGCTACGCGTGATCAGCTTACAATGCTGGATAATTCTATGAGTAATAGATTTGAAAACATTGATAAGGAAATTAAAAGAATTGAAGAGAGATTTATTTCTGAAATCACCACTGCTAAAAATGAATTTAAAACGGAAATTTTTTCCGTTAAAAATGAGCTTAAAGCAGAAATCTCTAATGCTCAGCTTACCATACTTAAGTGGATAATTCCTTGCTTTATTACCACTATTGGTATGATAATAGGCATCCTTATCAAGCTGCTGTAA
- the traN gene encoding conjugal transfer protein TraN, which translates to MQFLTSILITLILFINTAYAFEAEKCQPLEEKVCVDYSEKMIEGFPVSWCWKYEQRHKCVGREQNYCQVLEDNRGCNEISGKCIEESGIGICKHFEKKFVCGNTFEEKEDTKLIDSEFNVLRDEKDISNCSKEELNKYCEILSETCIEGAETRNINGKDVFKECWKWDRRYVCRSDSFVDECGELKERCKELSKECLHYSSNGRCEHYELKYQCSEQVTKNVDCLATKFCIGGVCETKKRNQFNDFGYAISHLSILAQMKSNEMEGCKCPEGRKECEPSEIQPKDCKLFKGDRGICRRVTSQFNCCSMKGFLRNIAKCSQKEKDLRKLRIAGRCHHVGSWKELKGLKKKESHCCFKSKLARIIQVEGRKQLGIGWGDRKNPDCRALTLEEIQRIDFSRIDFGELFDEIVEKAKLQADSQKGGMADKVKGFQSNPSAMSELINKKIVGFYEHAKN; encoded by the coding sequence ATGCAGTTTCTAACTTCCATACTTATAACTTTAATTTTATTTATTAATACTGCTTATGCTTTTGAAGCAGAAAAATGTCAACCGTTAGAGGAAAAAGTCTGTGTAGATTATTCTGAAAAAATGATCGAAGGGTTCCCTGTAAGTTGGTGTTGGAAATATGAGCAAAGACATAAATGCGTAGGTCGCGAGCAAAATTATTGCCAAGTTTTAGAGGATAACCGCGGATGTAATGAAATAAGCGGCAAATGTATAGAGGAAAGCGGCATTGGTATATGTAAGCATTTTGAGAAAAAATTTGTTTGCGGAAATACGTTTGAAGAGAAAGAAGATACTAAGCTGATTGATTCTGAGTTTAATGTTCTAAGAGATGAAAAAGATATAAGTAACTGTAGTAAAGAAGAGCTCAATAAGTACTGCGAAATTTTAAGTGAAACCTGTATAGAAGGAGCTGAGACCAGAAATATAAACGGTAAGGATGTTTTTAAGGAATGCTGGAAATGGGACAGAAGATATGTTTGCCGGAGTGATAGCTTTGTAGATGAATGCGGAGAGCTTAAAGAAAGATGTAAAGAACTTTCAAAAGAATGTTTACATTATTCTTCTAATGGTAGATGTGAGCACTATGAACTGAAATACCAATGTAGTGAGCAAGTTACAAAAAACGTAGACTGTCTAGCGACAAAGTTTTGTATAGGCGGAGTCTGCGAAACTAAGAAAAGAAATCAATTTAATGATTTCGGCTATGCAATAAGTCACCTTAGCATACTTGCTCAGATGAAATCCAACGAGATGGAAGGTTGTAAATGCCCAGAAGGAAGAAAGGAATGTGAGCCTTCAGAAATACAACCTAAAGATTGTAAATTGTTTAAAGGAGATCGCGGGATATGTAGGCGGGTAACTTCACAGTTTAACTGCTGTTCGATGAAAGGTTTTTTGAGAAATATAGCTAAATGTAGCCAAAAGGAAAAGGATTTAAGGAAGTTAAGAATTGCAGGACGTTGTCATCATGTCGGCAGCTGGAAAGAGTTAAAAGGTCTTAAAAAGAAGGAATCTCACTGTTGTTTTAAAAGTAAACTAGCGAGGATTATACAAGTGGAAGGCAGGAAACAGCTTGGTATCGGCTGGGGCGATAGAAAAAATCCCGACTGTCGAGCACTCACTTTAGAAGAAATACAAAGAATAGACTTTTCTAGAATAGATTTTGGCGAGCTATTTGATGAAATAGTAGAAAAGGCGAAATTGCAAGCTGATAGTCAAAAGGGAGGAATGGCAGACAAAGTAAAAGGTTTCCAATCAAACCCTAGCGCTATGTCGGAGTTAATTAATAAAAAAATAGTCGGATTTTATGAGCATGCCAAGAATTAG